In Tubulanus polymorphus chromosome 8, tnTubPoly1.2, whole genome shotgun sequence, one genomic interval encodes:
- the LOC141910043 gene encoding protein argonaute-2-like isoform X1 has translation MYPLGPAWQLSNATTDDSAWSGGNGGGGVGGSHIITENGRLDPSKDDSRFTPTGPTGQTPPAGQTSLGAPGQQPPIAPPPGAVGAPRFSAAVPVAAPATNLEFASPARPNHGTEGRPIMLRANHFQVHMPKGLIHHYEVSISPDKCPRRVNREIIETMVQAYSQRIFDGQKPVFDGRKNLYSRDPLPIGREKVDLEVTLPGEGKDRVFKVNIRWVAQVSLFALEEALEGKNHAIPYDAIQALDVVLRHLPSMKYTPVGRSFFSPPDGYDHPLGGGREVWFGFHQSVRPSHWKMMLNIDVSATAFYKAQPVIEFMCEVLDIRDVSEQRKPLTDSQRVKFTKEIKVFTGLKVEITHCGTMKRKYRVCNVTRRPAQTQSFPLQLESGQTIECTVAKYFHERYKMKLMYPHLPCLQVGQEQKHTYLPLEVCNIVGGQRCIKKLTDLQTSTMIKATARSAPDREKEINTLVRKADFNNDRYLQTFGLSVANQMTEVQGRVLAPPRLQYGGRQTRAQAVPNQGVWDMRGKQFYSGIEIRVWAIACFAPQRTVREDALRNFTQQLQRISNDAGMPIVGQPCFCKYATGHDQVEPMFRFLKNTYAGLQLIVVVLPGKTPVYAEVKRVGDILIGMATQCVQAKNVNKTSPQTLSNLCLKINVKLGGINSILLPAIRPPVFNEPVIFLGADVTHPPAGDTAKPSIAAVVGSMDAHPSRYSATVRIQRHRQEIIQDLSAMVRELLIQFYKSTRFKPNRIIFYRSGISEGSFQTAGVLQNELVAVRKACMQLELEYQPGITYIVVQKRHHTRLFCADRKDQIGKSGNIPAGTTVDVGITHPTEFDFYLCSHAGIQGTSRPSHYHVLWDDCGFSADQLQMLTYQLCHTYVRCTRSVSIPAPAYYAHLVAFRARYHLVEKEHDSGEGSQQSGPSEERNELALARAVTVHPDTLKVMYFA, from the exons ATGTACCCTTTAGGACCAG CTTGGCAATTGTCGAACGCGACGACTGATGATTCGGCGTGGTCCGGTGGCAACGGAGGAGGAGGCGTCGGTGGCAGTCATATCATCACTGAGAACGGACGCCTCGATCCCTCGAAAGACGACTCAA GATTCACGCCGACTGGTCCAACGGGGCAGACGCCGCCGGCCGGGCAGACGTCGTTAGGCGCTCCGGGCCAGCAGCCCCCGATCGCTCCTCCGCCCGGAGCAGTCGGTGCGCCGAGATTCTCGGCCGCCGTGCCAGTCGCGGCGCCGGCGACGAATTTGGAATTCGCGTCGCCCGCAAGACCGAACCATGGCACCGAGGGCCGTCCGATCATGCTGAGAGCGAATCATTTTCAAGTGCACATGCCGAAAGGACTGATTCACCACTACGAAGTGTCGATTTCACCCGACAAATGTCCGCGAAGAGTTAATCG CGAAATCATTGAGACAATGGTTCAGGCGTACAGTCAGAGAATATTCGACGGGCAAAAGCCGGTGTTTGACGGGCGTAAAAACCTCTACAGTCGAGATCCGCTACCAATAGGGCGAGAAAAG GTTGATTTAGAGGTAACTCTGCCCGGTGAAGGGAAGGACCGTGTGTTTAAAGTGAATATACGCTGGGTAGCGCAAGTCAGTCTGTTCGCTCTGGAAGAGGCTCTCGAGGGCAAAAACCACGCCATCCCTTACGACGCCATACAAGCTCTAGACGTCGTGCTACGTCATTTACCAAGCATGAA GTACACTCCGGTCGGTCGGTCTTTTTTCTCGCCACCCGACGGCTACGATCATCCGCTCGGCGGCGGCAGAGAGGTCTGGTTCGGCTTCCACCAGAGCGTGCGACCGTCGCATTGGAAAATGATGCTGAACATCGACGTCTCGGCGACCGCGTTCTACAAGGCTCAGCCGGTCATCGAATTCATGTGTGAGGTTCTGGACATTCGCGACGTCAGCGAACAGCGCAAACCGCTCACCGACTCGCAACGCGTCAAATTCACCAAGGAAATAAAAG TATTTACAGGTCTGAAAGTCGAAATCACGCACTGCGGTACGATGAAACGTAAATATCGAGTTTGTAACGTTACGCGAAGACCGGCGCAAACGCAATC GTTTCCGTTACAACTGGAATCGGGTCAAACTATAGAATGCACCGTCGCTAAATACTTCCATGAACGATacaagatgaaattgat GTATCCACATTTGCCGTGTTTACAAGTGGGACAAGAGCAGAAACATACATATCTACCTCTGGAA GTGTGTAATATTGTCGGAGGTCAACGCTGCATCAAAAAACTCACAGACTTACAGACGTCAACAATGATCAAG GCGACCGCACGCTCGGCTCCCGACCGCgagaaagaaataaacacgCTA GTGCGAAAAGCTGATTTCAATAACGACCGATATCTGCAGACGTTCGGCCTTAGCGTGGCCAACCAGATGACAGAAGTTCAAGGTCGCGTACTCGCCCCACCACGGCTTCAATACGGAGGCAGA CAAACTAGAGCTCAAGCCGTACCGAATCAAGGTGTCTGGGACATGAGGGGAAAACAGTTTTATAGCGGCATTGAAATTCGTGTTTGGGCTATCGCTTGTTTTGCGCCTCAGAGGACGGTCCGTGAGGACGCATTGAG GAACTTTACGCAGCAGCTACAGAGGATCTCAAACGACGCCGGCATGCCGATCGTCGGGCAGCCGTGTTTCTGTAAATACGCGACTGGACACGACCAGGTCGAGCCGATGTTCCGGTTCCTCAAGAACACGTACGCCGGCTTACAACTGATCGTCGTCGTGTTGCCGGGTAAAACGCCCGTCTACG CCGAAGTAAAACGCGTCGGTGACATTCTGATCGGCATGGCGACGCAGTGCGTGCAAGCGAAAAATGTTAACAAAACGTCTCCGCAAACTCTGTCCAATTTGTGCTTGAAAATAAACGTAAAATTAGGAGGAATTAACAGTATCTTATTGCCTGCTATACG GCCTCCTGTGTTTAATGAGCCTGTGATTTTCCTTGGTGCTGATGTGACCCACCCCCCGGCTGGCGATACGGCCAAACCTTCCATTGCAGCT GTTGTTGGTAGTATGGACGCACACCCGAGTCGCTATTCGGCAACCGTACGCATTCAGAGACACCGTCAGGAGATCATACAGGATCTGTCGGCGATGGTGCGCGAATTACTCATCCAGTTTTACAAATCGACGAGGTTCAAACCGAATCGGATCATATTCTACCGTAGCGGTATCAGCGAGGGCAGCTTTCAGACAGCCGGG GTTTTACAGAATGAGTTGGTGGCCGTGCGTAAGGCGTGCATGCAGTTAGAGTTAGAATACCAGCCCGGTATCACGTATATCGTCGTACAGAAGCGACATCACACGCGGCTGTTCTGCGCCGATCGTAAAGATCAGATCGGTAAAAGCGGTAATATTCCAGCCGGTACTACCGTCGACGTCGGTATTACGCATCCTACTGAGTTCGATTTCTATTTGTGCAGTCACGCCGGTATACAG GGTACGTCGCGTCCGTCGCATTACCACGTATTATGGGACGATTGCGGATTTTCGGCCGATCAGCTGCAGATGTTAACGTATCAGTTGTGTCATACGTACGTACGGTGTACACGTAGCGTATCGATACCGGCTCCCGCTTACTATGCACATCTCGTCGCCTTCAGAGCCAGATACCATCTCGTCGAAAAGGAACATGACAG CGGAGAAGGAAGTCAACAGTCGGGACCGAGCGAAGAACGAAATGAACTTGCGTTAGCTCGCGCTGTCACTGTTCATCCTGATACTCTGAAAGTTATGTATTTTGCTTGA
- the LOC141910043 gene encoding protein argonaute-2-like isoform X2, which yields MYPLGPAWQLSNATTDDSAWSGGNGGGGVGGSHIITENGRLDPSKDDSRFTPTGPTGQTPPAGQTSLGAPGQQPPIAPPPGAVGAPRFSAAVPVAAPATNLEFASPARPNHGTEGRPIMLRANHFQVHMPKGLIHHYEVSISPDKCPRRVNREIIETMVQAYSQRIFDGQKPVFDGRKNLYSRDPLPIGREKVDLEVTLPGEGKDRVFKVNIRWVAQVSLFALEEALEGKNHAIPYDAIQALDVVLRHLPSMKYTPVGRSFFSPPDGYDHPLGGGREVWFGFHQSVRPSHWKMMLNIDVSATAFYKAQPVIEFMCEVLDIRDVSEQRKPLTDSQRVKFTKEIKGLKVEITHCGTMKRKYRVCNVTRRPAQTQSFPLQLESGQTIECTVAKYFHERYKMKLMYPHLPCLQVGQEQKHTYLPLEVCNIVGGQRCIKKLTDLQTSTMIKATARSAPDREKEINTLVRKADFNNDRYLQTFGLSVANQMTEVQGRVLAPPRLQYGGRQTRAQAVPNQGVWDMRGKQFYSGIEIRVWAIACFAPQRTVREDALRNFTQQLQRISNDAGMPIVGQPCFCKYATGHDQVEPMFRFLKNTYAGLQLIVVVLPGKTPVYAEVKRVGDILIGMATQCVQAKNVNKTSPQTLSNLCLKINVKLGGINSILLPAIRPPVFNEPVIFLGADVTHPPAGDTAKPSIAAVVGSMDAHPSRYSATVRIQRHRQEIIQDLSAMVRELLIQFYKSTRFKPNRIIFYRSGISEGSFQTAGVLQNELVAVRKACMQLELEYQPGITYIVVQKRHHTRLFCADRKDQIGKSGNIPAGTTVDVGITHPTEFDFYLCSHAGIQGTSRPSHYHVLWDDCGFSADQLQMLTYQLCHTYVRCTRSVSIPAPAYYAHLVAFRARYHLVEKEHDSGEGSQQSGPSEERNELALARAVTVHPDTLKVMYFA from the exons ATGTACCCTTTAGGACCAG CTTGGCAATTGTCGAACGCGACGACTGATGATTCGGCGTGGTCCGGTGGCAACGGAGGAGGAGGCGTCGGTGGCAGTCATATCATCACTGAGAACGGACGCCTCGATCCCTCGAAAGACGACTCAA GATTCACGCCGACTGGTCCAACGGGGCAGACGCCGCCGGCCGGGCAGACGTCGTTAGGCGCTCCGGGCCAGCAGCCCCCGATCGCTCCTCCGCCCGGAGCAGTCGGTGCGCCGAGATTCTCGGCCGCCGTGCCAGTCGCGGCGCCGGCGACGAATTTGGAATTCGCGTCGCCCGCAAGACCGAACCATGGCACCGAGGGCCGTCCGATCATGCTGAGAGCGAATCATTTTCAAGTGCACATGCCGAAAGGACTGATTCACCACTACGAAGTGTCGATTTCACCCGACAAATGTCCGCGAAGAGTTAATCG CGAAATCATTGAGACAATGGTTCAGGCGTACAGTCAGAGAATATTCGACGGGCAAAAGCCGGTGTTTGACGGGCGTAAAAACCTCTACAGTCGAGATCCGCTACCAATAGGGCGAGAAAAG GTTGATTTAGAGGTAACTCTGCCCGGTGAAGGGAAGGACCGTGTGTTTAAAGTGAATATACGCTGGGTAGCGCAAGTCAGTCTGTTCGCTCTGGAAGAGGCTCTCGAGGGCAAAAACCACGCCATCCCTTACGACGCCATACAAGCTCTAGACGTCGTGCTACGTCATTTACCAAGCATGAA GTACACTCCGGTCGGTCGGTCTTTTTTCTCGCCACCCGACGGCTACGATCATCCGCTCGGCGGCGGCAGAGAGGTCTGGTTCGGCTTCCACCAGAGCGTGCGACCGTCGCATTGGAAAATGATGCTGAACATCGACGTCTCGGCGACCGCGTTCTACAAGGCTCAGCCGGTCATCGAATTCATGTGTGAGGTTCTGGACATTCGCGACGTCAGCGAACAGCGCAAACCGCTCACCGACTCGCAACGCGTCAAATTCACCAAGGAAATAAAAG GTCTGAAAGTCGAAATCACGCACTGCGGTACGATGAAACGTAAATATCGAGTTTGTAACGTTACGCGAAGACCGGCGCAAACGCAATC GTTTCCGTTACAACTGGAATCGGGTCAAACTATAGAATGCACCGTCGCTAAATACTTCCATGAACGATacaagatgaaattgat GTATCCACATTTGCCGTGTTTACAAGTGGGACAAGAGCAGAAACATACATATCTACCTCTGGAA GTGTGTAATATTGTCGGAGGTCAACGCTGCATCAAAAAACTCACAGACTTACAGACGTCAACAATGATCAAG GCGACCGCACGCTCGGCTCCCGACCGCgagaaagaaataaacacgCTA GTGCGAAAAGCTGATTTCAATAACGACCGATATCTGCAGACGTTCGGCCTTAGCGTGGCCAACCAGATGACAGAAGTTCAAGGTCGCGTACTCGCCCCACCACGGCTTCAATACGGAGGCAGA CAAACTAGAGCTCAAGCCGTACCGAATCAAGGTGTCTGGGACATGAGGGGAAAACAGTTTTATAGCGGCATTGAAATTCGTGTTTGGGCTATCGCTTGTTTTGCGCCTCAGAGGACGGTCCGTGAGGACGCATTGAG GAACTTTACGCAGCAGCTACAGAGGATCTCAAACGACGCCGGCATGCCGATCGTCGGGCAGCCGTGTTTCTGTAAATACGCGACTGGACACGACCAGGTCGAGCCGATGTTCCGGTTCCTCAAGAACACGTACGCCGGCTTACAACTGATCGTCGTCGTGTTGCCGGGTAAAACGCCCGTCTACG CCGAAGTAAAACGCGTCGGTGACATTCTGATCGGCATGGCGACGCAGTGCGTGCAAGCGAAAAATGTTAACAAAACGTCTCCGCAAACTCTGTCCAATTTGTGCTTGAAAATAAACGTAAAATTAGGAGGAATTAACAGTATCTTATTGCCTGCTATACG GCCTCCTGTGTTTAATGAGCCTGTGATTTTCCTTGGTGCTGATGTGACCCACCCCCCGGCTGGCGATACGGCCAAACCTTCCATTGCAGCT GTTGTTGGTAGTATGGACGCACACCCGAGTCGCTATTCGGCAACCGTACGCATTCAGAGACACCGTCAGGAGATCATACAGGATCTGTCGGCGATGGTGCGCGAATTACTCATCCAGTTTTACAAATCGACGAGGTTCAAACCGAATCGGATCATATTCTACCGTAGCGGTATCAGCGAGGGCAGCTTTCAGACAGCCGGG GTTTTACAGAATGAGTTGGTGGCCGTGCGTAAGGCGTGCATGCAGTTAGAGTTAGAATACCAGCCCGGTATCACGTATATCGTCGTACAGAAGCGACATCACACGCGGCTGTTCTGCGCCGATCGTAAAGATCAGATCGGTAAAAGCGGTAATATTCCAGCCGGTACTACCGTCGACGTCGGTATTACGCATCCTACTGAGTTCGATTTCTATTTGTGCAGTCACGCCGGTATACAG GGTACGTCGCGTCCGTCGCATTACCACGTATTATGGGACGATTGCGGATTTTCGGCCGATCAGCTGCAGATGTTAACGTATCAGTTGTGTCATACGTACGTACGGTGTACACGTAGCGTATCGATACCGGCTCCCGCTTACTATGCACATCTCGTCGCCTTCAGAGCCAGATACCATCTCGTCGAAAAGGAACATGACAG CGGAGAAGGAAGTCAACAGTCGGGACCGAGCGAAGAACGAAATGAACTTGCGTTAGCTCGCGCTGTCACTGTTCATCCTGATACTCTGAAAGTTATGTATTTTGCTTGA